The Methanosarcina acetivorans C2A genome includes the window ATAAACTGCCTAAAAATCTCAACTCAGTAGAGTTTAATATTACATTAAATAATGATAAACTGATAGTTAGAGACAATTACCCTAAAATTGTTACTGGAAAAGATGTACTGCGTGATTATAAATTAGGTATAAACGAAGCAACATTAAAATTTGAGAAAATATCAGAAGGTAAGAATTTGATTTGTGAATATAGTGAGTTGCATCCAACCATAAAATGTTATCCGAAAGAACCTGAAATAGTTCGGGTGGATAATAAAGAAAGCTTAGAGAATGAAAAAATCTTTCAGCCCGTAATAGCCTGGAAATATATTAATGAGGACTTAGAGGGAGAAAAATCAATTCATATTATATTAGCGGTGCCAAAAAACCAAAACGAAACGGAGGTGAAGGCAAAGTTTACTCTTGAATATGAGAATATTAAATTTAGCGATCCCAATGGATATGTTAGTTTAATTAAAGCAGAGGGTTTAAATTCTTGACTTGTCTTTTTTAACCATATTTAAAGCTTTTATCCTCTTTAAAGTCATACTTGCAGCGCGAAAATTCTGAGAGGCCTCTTGTTCAAGTGTACTTTTCCATAATGGTATGATAAACGAAAGTCAAAATATCCGCTTGATAGTATAAACTCATGCAAAATACAAGAATCATAAGAAAACTCAATCTTGGGCTTCTAAAGGGCTTAGAACAGAAACTAAACGTGTCTGTCTTTGAATTATATTCCATTCTTCTAGCTGTTTAATTATATCAGTGAGTTCATCATCGAGTGCAAGGCCCTGATAGTGTTTCATAGATGTTAAAACATCGTGTCCCTGTCGCAAACAGACTTTACTTTCATCGATACCTGCCGCAATCATCCAAGATTCAATAGTCTTACGGGTAGTCTTTGCGGATATCCCGTATGGATCAATGCCCGCTTTCATTGCCCAACGTTTTAAGTTCTTACTCCAAGTATCTTGAAGTGGTGGCTTTTCATCAAAATTATCCATTAAGACTTCGAAATAGTTTTTAGGTAACGGACGAATGTTTCTCTCAGGCATTTTCCGTTCACCTTTTTCAACAGCTTCTTCAGGTAAATGAATCAAGTTTTTCTTCTTATTATACCAATCCTGATGTTCAAAGAACCGCAAATACTCAATATACCTCATTCCAGTTATCATAAGCATATCAAACATGTATTTGTGTTTCTTTTTTGGGATTGCGTCTTTTAGTGCTTCGTACTCTTTAGGAGTAAGTATCCTAATATCGTTCACAAACATATGATTGATTTCCGATTTTATAATAATGTCAAGGGCGGTTAAGAATCTTCCAATTTCGGCGGTTTAAAAACTTCCAATTCTCAATCCTTGTGAAAAGTTCGAGGATTGTAGATAATGCTGAAAACGGAGGAATGGCTATTGATACGAGATTTGTATTCACAAGGCTTCAGCATCAGTGAGATCTCTAGAAGAACAGGTTATGCTAGGGAAACTGTGAGGAAATATCTTAAAAAGAAAACTGCCCCAGAACCTCAGAAACGTCCGCCAAAACCGAGTAAACTTGATCCTTTCAAACCTTACATACAAGAAAAACTCAAAGAAGGTCCTTATACTGCTGTTCGCCTTTATAGGGAAATCAAAGAAATGGGTTTTGATGGAGGAAAAACCATAGTCAAGGACTTCGTAAGAGAAGTCCGACCTAAACAGGGAGTCCCTGCTGTACTCCGCTATGAAACAAAACCAGGTGTACAGGCTCAGGTTGACTGGGCAGAGATGGGAACAGTTGAGGTTGATGGAAAGGTAAAGAAACTCTTTTGTTTCAACATGATTCTTGGATATTCCAGAATGAGATATGTTGAATTTACACTGAGCATAGACACTCCCACTCTTATTCAGTGTCATCTGAACGCTTTTGAGTACTTTGGAGGATTTACACAGGAGATCCTCTATGATAACATGAAACAGGTTGTTATCAAAAGAGCCTTAAAATCATCAGATTCCGAATGGAACCCACAGTTTGAGGATTTCTTCAAATGCTTTGGTTTTATTCCAAGGTTATGCAGGCCTTACAGGCCTCAGACAAAAGGGAAAATTGAAAATACAGTCGGTTTCGTCAAGAGGGATTTCTTCCTTGGAAGAAGGTTTACCTCTCTCGAAGACCTGAACGCCCAAGTTCACAGTTGGTTGGAAAGGGTAAATTCAACTGTCCACGGAACAACCTATCAAATCCCTCTTGAACGCTTTAAGGAGGAGAAACTGAGCCCTCTGGATCAGGTTCCTCCTTACAAAGTTGTCCATAAGGAGACCAGAAAGGTCTCCAGAGACTGTTATATTTCGTTCCTTGGAATAAGTATTCTGTTCCTTACAGGTTTGCAGGGAGAACTGCAGAGCTTCAGATCCTTGAAGGAATATTCGAGGTCTATGTTGATTATGAGAAAGTCTGTGAACATGAAATCCTTCCTGGAAACTGCAGAGTTTCAAGGAAAAAGGAACATTTCCAGGGTCTCCTGAGTGAGATTCTTAAAGAGAACTCAAAATGCAAAAAAGATTCACAGATCCCGTTGAAGTTCTCAGATCCCGAAGTTGAAAAAAGGTCTCTTGATGTCTATGAAATATTTAGTGAAGGTGGTTTTGAATGAACAACTTCACCTATGAGAGACTTCACAATAACCTGCAATACCTGAAACTTAATTCTATCGAAGAGCTTCTGGATAACTACCTTGAAATTGCTGCAAGGGACAACAAGACAACAATGGAAGTCCTTGATTACTTGTTTGAACAGGAAAAGAAACACAGAGAAGCTGTTGCAATTGAGAGAAGGATGAAAAGTGCAGTTTTTCCCGTTAAAAAGACTCTTGAGGAATTCGATTTTGAATTTCAGAAATCCATTGATAAAAAAGCAATCGAAGACCTTGCAACCTTGAGATTTGTTCATAATTCAGAGAATGTCGTTTTCCTTGGTCCTCCCGGAGTTGGAAAGTCTCATCTTGCAATCGCTCTTGGGATTGAAGTAGCAAAAGCAGGGATTTCGGTTTACTTTACCAATACAGGAAACCTTATCGAGAAGTTGAAAATAGCAAATCGAGAAGGAATGCTTGAAAAGAAACTAAGGGACTTGATGAAATATAAAGTGCTGATAATTGACGAAATAGGGTATCTCCCATTTGACGAAGAAGGAGCTCACTG containing:
- a CDS encoding tyrosine-type recombinase/integrase, with translation MFVNDIRILTPKEYEALKDAIPKKKHKYMFDMLMITGMRYIEYLRFFEHQDWYNKKKNLIHLPEEAVEKGERKMPERNIRPLPKNYFEVLMDNFDEKPPLQDTWSKNLKRWAMKAGIDPYGISAKTTRKTIESWMIAAGIDESKVCLRQGHDVLTSMKHYQGLALDDELTDIIKQLEEWNIIQRQTRLVSVLSPLEAQD
- the istB gene encoding IS21-like element ISMac3 family helper ATPase IstB, with product MNNFTYERLHNNLQYLKLNSIEELLDNYLEIAARDNKTTMEVLDYLFEQEKKHREAVAIERRMKSAVFPVKKTLEEFDFEFQKSIDKKAIEDLATLRFVHNSENVVFLGPPGVGKSHLAIALGIEVAKAGISVYFTNTGNLIEKLKIANREGMLEKKLRDLMKYKVLIIDEIGYLPFDEEGAHCLFQLISRRYEKSSTILTSNKSYGEWGEIFKDHVIAAAVLDRILHHSTTINIKGESYRLKERKKQGIKTGNICQ